The following are encoded together in the Vidua macroura isolate BioBank_ID:100142 chromosome 6, ASM2450914v1, whole genome shotgun sequence genome:
- the COPB1 gene encoding coatomer subunit beta — protein MTAAENVCYTLINVPMDSEPPSEISLKNDLEKGDVKLKTEALKKVIIMILNGEKLPGLLMTIIRFVLPLQDHTIKKLLLVFWEIVPKTTPDGRLLQEMILVCDAYRKDLQHPNEFIRGSTLRFLCKLKEAELLEPLMPAIRACLEHRHSYVRRNAVLAIYTIYRNFEHLIPDAPELIHDFLVNEKDASCKRNAFMMLIHADQDRALDYLSTCIDQVQTFGDILQLVIVELIYKVCHANPSERARFIRCIYNLLQSSSPAVKYEAAGTLVTLSSAPTAIKAAAQCYIDLIIKESDNNVKLIVLDRLIELKEHPSHERVLQDLVMDILRVLSTPDLEVRKKTLQLALDLVSSRNVEELVIVLKKEVIKTNNVTEHEDTDKYRQLLVRTLHSCSVRFPDMAANVIPVLMEFLSDNNEAAAADVLEFVREAIQRFENLRPLIVEKMLEVFHAIKSVKIYRGALWILGEYCSTKEDIQSVMTEVRRSLGEIPIVESEIKKEAGELKPEEEVSVGPAQKLVTEMGTYATQSALSSSRPAKKEEDRPPLRGFLLDGDFFVAASLATTLTKIALRYVSLVQEKKKQNSFNAEAMLLMATILHLGKSSLPKKPITDDDVDRISLCLKVLSECSPLMNDIFNKECRQSLSHMLSAKLEEEKLSQKKESEKRNVTIQPDDPISFMQLTAKNEMSSKEDQFQLSLLAAMGNTQRKEAADPLASKLNKVTQLTGFSDPVYAEAYVHVNQYDIVLDVLVVNQTSDTLQNCTLELATLGDLKLVEKPSPLTLAPHDFANIKANVKVASTENGIIFGNVVYDVSGAASDRNCVVLSDIHIDIMDYIQPASCTDAEFRQMWAEFEWENKVTVNTNIVDLNEYLQHILKSTNMKCLTPEKALSGYCGFMAANLYARSIFGEDALANVSIEKPIHLGPEAPVTGHIRIRAKSQGMALSLGDKINLSQKKTSL, from the exons AAAAAGGAGATGTCAAGTTGAAGACAGAGGCCTTGAAGAAAGTAATCATTATGATTCTGAATGGTGAGAAACTGCCTGGGCTCCTGATGACCATCATACGTTTTGTACTGCCTCTCCAAGACCATACCATCAAAAAGCTGCTGCTCGTCTTTTGGGAGATCGTGCCAAAGACCACTCCAGATGGCAGGCTCCTGCAGGAAATGATCCTCGTGTGTGATGCATACAGAAAG GATCTCCAGCACCCAAATGAGTTTATCCGAGGCTCCACTCTGCGCTTTCTCTGCAAGctgaaggaagcagagctgctggagcccttGATGCCGGCCATCCGCGCGTGCCTGGAGCACCGGCACAGCTACGTGCGCCGGAATGCCGTGCTGGCCATTTACACCATCTACAG GAACTTTGAACATCTTATACCTGATGCTCCTGAACTGATCCATGATTTCTTGGTGAATGAGAAAGATGCAAGCTGCAAAAGAAACGCATTTATGATGCTGATTCATGCAGATCAG GATCGAGCTTTGGATTATTTGAGTACCTGTATTGACCAAGTGCAGACCTTTGGTGACATACTGCAGTTGGTTATTGTTGAACTAATTTACAAG GTCTGTCACGCGAATCCATCGGAGAGAGCTCGGTTCATTCGCTGCATCTACAACCTGCTGCAGTCCTCGAGTCCTGCAGTGAAGTATGAGGCTGCAGGTACTCTGGTTACACTCTCCAGTGCACCCACAGCAATCAAG gCTGCTGCCCAATGCTACATAGATTTGATTATTAAAGAAAGTGATAATAATGTGAAACTGATTGTTTTGGATCGGTTGATTGAGCTGAAGGAGCATCCCTCCCACGAACGAGTGTTGCAG GATCTAGTTATGGACATCCTCAGAGTGTTGAGCACCCCGGATCTAGAAGTACgcaaaaaaacccttcagctGGCTCTGGATCTTGTGTCTTCAAGAAATGTGGAGGAG CTTGTGATTGTTCTGAAGAAGGAAGTGATTAAAACTAATAATGTGACAGAACATGAAGATACAGACAAGTACAGACAGCTCCTGGTTCGGACCCTGCATTCCTGTAGTGTTCGCTTCCCAGACATGGCTGCAAATGTTATTCCAGTG CTGATGGAGTTCCTTAGTGATAACAACGAAGCGGCAGCCGCCGATGTCCTGGAGTTTGTGCGGGAAGCGATCCAGAGATTTGAAAACCTCAGACCTCTTATTGTTGAGAAGATGCTTGAAGTCTTTCATGCTATTAAATCTGTCAA GATTTATCGAGGAGCATTATGGATCCTTGGAGAATATTGCAGCACAAAGGAGGATATACAAAGTGTAATGACAGAGGTTCGCAGATCACTAGGAGAG ATCCCAATAGTAGAATCTGAAATCAAGAAAGAAGCTGGTGAGCTCAAACCTGAAGAAGAGGTGTCTGTGGGTCCAGCCCAAAAATTAGTGACAGAGATGGGCACTTATGCAACACAAAGCGCTCTTAGCAGTTCCCGACCTgccaaaaaggaagaagacag ACCTCCCTTACGAGGATTCCTGCTGGATGGAGATTTCTTTGTTGCAGCTTCCCTTGCTACAACTTTAACCAAGATTGCTTTACGTTATGTGTCCCTAgttcaggaaaagaagaagcaaaac TCCTTTAATGCTGAAGCTATGCTGCTGATGGCCACTATTCTCCACTTGGGAAAGTCTTCTCTTCCCAAGAAGCCAATTACAGATGATGATGTGGATCGCATTTCATTGTGTCTGAAAGTGTTGTCAGAATGTTCTCCTCTCATGAATGACATTTTCAACAAAGAATGCAGGCAGTCCCTCTCTCACATGCTGTCAGCCAAGCTAGAAGAGGAGAAGCTTTCCCAGAAG AAAGAATCTGAGAAGAGGAATGTGACAATTCAGCCAGATGATCCCATTTCCTTCATGCAGCTTACTGCTAAAAATGAAATGAGCTCAAAAGAAGACCAGTTCCAGCTTAGCCTTCTTGCAGCAATGGGAaacacacagaggaaagaggcTGCTGATCCTCTTGCTTCCAAACTTAATAAG GTCACTCAGCTGACAGGTTTCTCAGACCCTGTGTATGCAGAAGCCTATGTCCATGTCAATCAGTATGACATTGTGCTGGATGTGCTTGTGGTCAACCAGACCAGTGACACCCTGCAGAACTGCACCCTGGAGCTGGCCACGCTGG GTGACTTGAAACTTGTGGAAAAACCATCTCCTCTGACACTTGCTCCACATGATTTTGCAAACATTAAAGCTAATGTCAAAGTCGCTTCAAcagaaaatggaataatttttggTAATGTTG TGTATGATGTCTCTGGAGCAGCCAGCGACAGAAACTGTGTGGTTCTCAGTGATATTCACATTGACATCATGGATTATATCCAGCCTGCTTCCTGTACAGATGCTGAGTTCAGACAGATGTGGGCAGAATTTGAATGGGAAAACAAA GTAACAGTGAATACAAATATCGTTGATTTAAATGAATACTTACAGCACATACTGAAGTCAACCAATATGAAATGCCTGACTCCTGAGAAG GCCCTTTCAGGCTATTGTGGCTTTATGGCAGCCAATCTTTACGCCCGTTCCATATTCGGAGAAGACGCCCTGGCCAATGTGAGCATTGAAAAGCCGATTCACCTGGGGCCAGAGGCGCCTGTCACGGGCCACATACGGATCCGGGCCAAGAGTCAG GGAATGGCCCTGAGCCTTGGAGATAAGATCAATCTGTCTCAGAAGAAGACAAGTTTATAA